One part of the Suncus etruscus isolate mSunEtr1 chromosome 2, mSunEtr1.pri.cur, whole genome shotgun sequence genome encodes these proteins:
- the LOC126001585 gene encoding prostatic spermine-binding protein-like: MSSKHTYGQNRNFPSQSSQEPTMLLWLSLLLCSGACWAEHIYGACIGQNFNSSVNNDSDISNIQVSFGTFGIMKGIRLKFGDVWGSWYGMNGGSYEEADLRSNEHIVAVSGSRRVYIRSLTFYTDHGRKFSFGTESGIGFMAYPDSHGKVLTGIVGKTEVLGICGIGFKWDDPVVLPTEAIDYNGTDTNFP, from the exons ATGTCCAGCAAACATACCTACGGCCAGAACCGCAACTTCCCATCCCAGTCCTCCCAG GAACCAACCATGTTGCTGTGGCTGAGTCTGCTGCTCTGCAGTGGGGCCTGCTGGGCTGAGC ATATATACGGGGCTTGCATAGGGCAGAATTTCAACAGCTCGGTGAACAACGATTCTGACATTAGCAACATCCAGGTGTCTTTCGGCACTTTTGGCATCATGAAGGG CATTAGGCTGAAGTTCGGAGACGTCTGGGGTTCCTGGTATGGTATGAATGGAGGCTCGTACGAGGAGGCTGATCTGAGGTCCAATGAGCACATCGTGGCTGTCTCTGGCTCCAGGAGAGTGTACATTCGCTCCCTGACTTTCTACACCGACCATGGCCGCAAATTCTCTTTCGGAACTGAGTCTGGAATTGGCTTCATGGCATACCCGGACAGCCATGGGAAGGTGCTCACAGGCATCGTTGGCAAGACGGAGGTCCTGGGTATCTGTGGCATTGGCTTCAAATGGGATGACCCTGTGGTGCTGCCAACCGAGGCTATTGACTACAACGGCACAGACACCAATTTTCCATAG